In the Terriglobus sp. RCC_193 genome, TATCCTACAACTGCAAACGCTTCCTTCGGGCAAGCAACGGCCGTAGGCGATCCACGCAGTGTGCAGCTTGCGCTGCGCATCAGCTTTTAACAGAAACGAGAAGGCCGATGGCGCACTACTCGCCATCGGCCTTCTCTAATTACGACTAAGCTGTGGTTGATGCCTGAACGGTAACGCCACCCTCTTTTAGTAGCCGCTCGAGAAACGTCAGGACATCGGCCCGAACCTCATCATCTGAGGCACCATATTCCTCTGCCAACTCATTGACTAGAGCATCCAGCTTTCGCGGCTCTTCCAACAACTCCCATGTGCGACCGCCAGTAGGTGAAAGGCTGATACACGTTCCTGTATCCGCACTCATCATCACAAGCTCTTCTCCTACCCACGCACTGAGCCATCCCTCAGCACGACCAATCACACTGTCACCGCGAATTTCCGTCGCCATAGCCTTCAGCATAACGCAGCGCCGTCAGCACGACGCAATCTGGCGACTTCATACCGCTGATGGCGCTTTTGGGAGCCGGATCACACATCTGGCGCCAGCCTCTACGTGGTCGTCAAAGTGAATTGTTCCCCCCATGCGTTCAATCACCAGCTTCGAAACCGAGAGCCCCAACCCGGTTCCTGTGTGCGCAACACTATCCCGTGCACTACTGGTGAAGAAGCGATCAAATACACGTTCGTGTTCTCCATTTGCAATCCCTGGTCCCGCATCCTCTACGGAAACTTGAATGGTTTGAGCGTTGGCATCGCATAGGGAATAGCAAATGCTCAGAGTTCCATCGCGTGGAGAAAACTTAACTGCATTGTGAATCACATTCATCAGAGCAATCCGAAGCAAACCTCGATCGGCTCTCACTCTCTTGTTACCAATTGATTCACCGTCCTGATGAACGAGAAGCCCTTTTTCTTCTACTAGAACTTCAAGCAGGTTCAGAACTTCATCCACTAAAGCTTTCAATGGCCACGCTTCAGACTCTTGTCCTCTCTGTGTAGTCTCGGCTCGCGCAAGAAGAAGCAGGGCATCGATAGTCTCACTTAGCCTGGAGGTCTCTTCCAGAATGCTGCTGAGTGCCTCCTTGCAATCTGCGTCTCCTGTCTCATCTTCAAGCGCTACTTCACCAATTGTTCTCAGTGCCGCGATAGGAGTCCGCAATTCGTGGGCTGCATCTGCGGTAAAGCGCTGCAACTGTTCAAACGATTGCTCTAATCGATCCAGCAGATGATTAAAAACAAGGGCGAGCTGTCCCAATTCATCCTCTGGATTCGCGACCTCCAGTCGATCATGCAGGTTCTTCGCCGTAATTCCCTCTGCACGCGCCGCCATTTCTTCCACTGGTCGCAGAGCACGCCTTGCGATAGCCTGCCCCGCTGCTCCCGCGATTAATAAAGCAATCGGAATCGCAATCACCAACACCACAAGGAACTGGATCATGCGCGCTCGGAGGGGTGCCAGACTGTAAGCAAGGCGGATAAGAACCTGCTGACCATTCATACCGTGAATATGGCTAATCAAAAGCACATGTGTTCCGTTTTCAAGACGGATCAGACGTTCATTGAAATCGGCATCGCCCTCACCCGGACGAGTAGGCCCTCCCAGGCTCATATTTCCAAGTGTGGGACTGCGATACAGCACCTTTCCATTGCTATCGCGCACCTCCATCAATCTGTCGACTAATAGCCGCGATTGAGGGCGCGAATAGTAATCCTGACGAAGCTGCAATACTCCAGCATGATCGAAGTAAAGAAGCCCTTCGGCAGTTACAACATCCTGGATTTCATCATGGACAATCTGCTTGGTCAGGACTGCATATTGAAACGCAAAGACAAGCGCCGCGTATACAACGAGAAGCACTGCCAAAACACCGACATACCAGAACGTCAGCCTGGTTCGGAGGTTGGATGGAAGCCATCGCATCAGGGCAGAGGCTCCCGAAGACTAAAGCCTAATCCGCGAATGGTTTGTAGCAGCTTCACCGAAAAGGGATCGTCCACCTTGCGGCGCAAACGTGCAATCTGCACGTCGATCACATTGTCAATTGGCGTAAACCGCGACATTTCTCTCCACACATCCCGAGCCAGCATTTCTCGCGACACTGTGCGTCCTCGATTCTCTGCAAGGTACAGCAGGAGATCGAACTCGCGTGCCGTAAGATCAAGGATATCTCCGCCACGGGATGCGGTTCTTGCTTTTCGATCCACGCAAAGATCACCGATGGATAGAGCAGAAATCTCTTTCGATGGAAGAAAGCGTCGCAGTAAGGCATCGATACGGGCAAGCAATTCAGGAAATGAAAACGGCTTGCCAAGATAATCGTCCGCCCCGGTATTCAAACCCGCCACGCGATCTTCGACAGAATTGTGCGAGGTAAGGATTAGTACCCGCAGGTCTATTCCGTCTTTGCGTAGTTGGCGCAGAATATCCAGACCGTTACGCTGTGGAAGCGTCAGGTCTAACAGAAGCAAATCCGGGTGTTCGCTGTGGACCAGGAAAAAGCCTTCCTCTGCGGAACCTGCGGCAATCACCTCATAGCCAGCCGCCTGAATACCCGATACAAGGGCATCTGACATCTTTCGATCGTCTTCAATAATCAGAATTTTCGAAGATGGCTGCGCCATTCCCTACCCTCAGTTCACATCATTTCGCAACGTGGAACAGGGACACAAGTGCCCATTTAGAAATGTCAGAAAGTTGTCAGGCTTTGTAAGGGAAGATAGTGGTCCACTCCGGTTGAGCACATCTGCTCCGGAGCGTACGCGTCCATGCGCCAAATCTCCACGACTTTGGTCGTCCAGCCGCCTGGAGTTGCCACCGCCACCCTATTTGCATTCCGCGGAGGCTGGTAACGACAGATGTTCTTCCGAAATTTACTTGCAGCAAGCTGCCTCCTCTTTTTACCCGCTCCCATATGGACTCAAATTACAGCAGCGCCATCGCCACAGGGTCCGTTGAGCTTATCTCAGGCGGAAAGCATTGCCGTAGCGAATCAACCTCGCCTGCTTGCCGCGCAACTTCGCGCACGGGCTTCCGCACAGCGCATACGTGAGACTCGCTCTGGACTTCTACCCATCATTGCATTCAATGCAACCGGAGCGGTCGTCGCCGATACCGGCAGTTCCACCGCCGCCGGCAATATCACCACATCGGCAGTATCTGATCGCTTTGCGTACGGCGGAAATCTTTCACAGTTGGTTACAGATTT is a window encoding:
- a CDS encoding PqqD family protein, yielding MATEIRGDSVIGRAEGWLSAWVGEELVMMSADTGTCISLSPTGGRTWELLEEPRKLDALVNELAEEYGASDDEVRADVLTFLERLLKEGGVTVQASTTA
- a CDS encoding sensor histidine kinase; the protein is MRWLPSNLRTRLTFWYVGVLAVLLVVYAALVFAFQYAVLTKQIVHDEIQDVVTAEGLLYFDHAGVLQLRQDYYSRPQSRLLVDRLMEVRDSNGKVLYRSPTLGNMSLGGPTRPGEGDADFNERLIRLENGTHVLLISHIHGMNGQQVLIRLAYSLAPLRARMIQFLVVLVIAIPIALLIAGAAGQAIARRALRPVEEMAARAEGITAKNLHDRLEVANPEDELGQLALVFNHLLDRLEQSFEQLQRFTADAAHELRTPIAALRTIGEVALEDETGDADCKEALSSILEETSRLSETIDALLLLARAETTQRGQESEAWPLKALVDEVLNLLEVLVEEKGLLVHQDGESIGNKRVRADRGLLRIALMNVIHNAVKFSPRDGTLSICYSLCDANAQTIQVSVEDAGPGIANGEHERVFDRFFTSSARDSVAHTGTGLGLSVSKLVIERMGGTIHFDDHVEAGARCVIRLPKAPSAV
- a CDS encoding response regulator transcription factor — translated: MAQPSSKILIIEDDRKMSDALVSGIQAAGYEVIAAGSAEEGFFLVHSEHPDLLLLDLTLPQRNGLDILRQLRKDGIDLRVLILTSHNSVEDRVAGLNTGADDYLGKPFSFPELLARIDALLRRFLPSKEISALSIGDLCVDRKARTASRGGDILDLTAREFDLLLYLAENRGRTVSREMLARDVWREMSRFTPIDNVIDVQIARLRRKVDDPFSVKLLQTIRGLGFSLREPLP